A stretch of DNA from Phenylobacterium koreense:
CCTACCGATGGACGGCGGCTTTCCACTAGCGAGCCCAGCTCGCGGCGCCAGTAATCGGTGGCCGCGGAATTGTAGACCTCGGAGAGCCGGCGACCGGTGATCTCGCGGCCATAGACGCTGTAGAGGCCGGTGCCTGCCAGCCGCAGCCGGAAGTCCAGCGGCTCGCGGTCGACTTCGATCAGGCTGATCGTGGGCAGGAGGCGCTTGAAATCGGCGGGCCGGATGTCTTCCCGCCCAGGCAAGCGCCCTCTCCGCCGAAGCTGCGCCCAATAGGCGTACAGCTCCTCGTGCGCCCGCGCGGCCGCCGCCGATGCTCCCATTTGTGCGGCCATATTCAGATTCCTTAACAACCCCTTGGAATCACGACGAATCACTTATCGCCCAGAGGGTGATTCTCGGGCAAGCGAAATCCCTAACCGCCGTCAAGAAATCAGGCCGAAACGTGGCGAACGGGCCACGCCGGGCGCCACGGCGTCGCCGAAAACAAAAACGCCCGCCGGTGAGGGCGGGCGTCTCGTCAGCCTGGAGGCCGATGGATCTTACTTGGCGCGCTTGCGGGGCGCCTGGCGGCCGCCTTGGCCCAGGCCCATCTGCTTGGCCAGGTCCGAGCGCGCCTTGGCGTAGTTCGGCGCGACCATCGGGTAATCCTTCGGAAGACCCCACTTCGCGCGGTATTCCTCGGGGCTCATATTGTACTTGGTGCGCAGGTGCCGCTTCAGCGACTTGAACTTGCGGCCATCTTCCAGACAAACAAGATAGTCCGGAGTGATCGAGCGGCGAACGGGAACGGCAGGTTCCTTCGGCGCAGCCTCTTGAACGTCGGAACCGGTGGAAATACCGGCCAGGGCGCGATGGACGCTCTGGATCAGGTTGGGGAGATCGGCCGCCGCGACCGAATTGTTCCCGACATACGCGGAAACAATATCCGCCGTCATCTCAATGACTTCCGATTTCTCGTCCATATTTCTCGGTTCCGTGAGCGCGATCGCGCCTAGCTGGGGGATGACTGATTCACAACACCAGTGACGGCGTTAATATCTGGATCGCAATTGATGCACAAGCATCGAATAGAGACTCTTCTTCAAACACTAGTGGGACGGCCAAGTCTTTGCGCTCGACGCACGACGGGGTTGCGTATGCTGCGAATATTGCAGCGCCGAAAGGCGCGCCCGAAGCCAATGATTAGCCGCCAAATGCCTTGGTAAACGCGCCGTTAGGCGTGTTTTTCGCCACTGAGTATTCTTCTCTTACGTCATCGCCGAGCTCGCCAATTGCGCGCAGCAGCGCCGGCGTCAACGATGACGTCATTGACCAATCCCAATAGCGCAGCATGGTCTGGGCGCGATCGACCGAGACCACGTCGTAGGCGACGAGCCCCTGCTCCAGTCCGCGCTCGTCGGCCCCCCGGCCGAGACCTTCCCAGAGCGTACGCAGCGCCTTTTTCGGAAGTCCCACCGCCTTGCAGAGAATGCCCGCCGGTTCCGCCCCCGGATCGGCGAACACCTTGGCCGCCGTGCTGACCTTCACCGCCGACAGATAGGCTATCTCCTCGATGACCTCAGAGGTGAGGCCGCCGCGCGCCGCCTCGACCACCGCTTCCAGGCTCGGCCGACCGTCGAGGCCGTCCCGTCGCCGCTGGCGCGGGTCGATGAAGCCGAGGGCGCGGGCCGACAGCTCGTCGATCTGCCCCTCCTCCGTTGCGATCGCAAAGATGTCGCTGGTCGCCTCGCGCAGGATGTCCCGGGACACGCCGAACCGCTGAAGGATCAGGACCCGCGCGTCGGCGTCCGCCCACCAGAACAGCACGTAGGCGTGCGCCGGCCGCAGTTCCCGGCGACGCAACAGCTCGCGGGTCAGGCGGGCGTCGCCGCGGCCGATGGCCACCACCGCCTCGACCCCGGCGTTGGAGAACCGCGCGCCCTCGTTCCGCAGCAGGCATTCGAGCACCAGCACCTCGCCGGCCTCGATCAGCCCATCGGACACGACCTCGCTGACCTCGCGCCGAAGAGCGATCAGGCGGCGATGCTCCAGACGCCCCATCCGCGCGCAGTCGAGAAGGTCAGCGTCGGAGAGCGACTTCGCATTGACCAGCAGTTCCTCGGCGACCTCCACCTCGTCCCGCAGCAGCAAGCGCACGAGCGTCGCGGGGATTTCCGACAGGCCGGCGAGGCGATGAGCGACCTTGCGGCGCTCGGCCGGCGCGGCCTCGCGCAGCATGTCCACCAGCAGGTCAGCAGTCATCGCCCGCTCGAAGGCGTTGATCCGCGATCCGGGCAGGCTGACCACGTCGGCCAGGCGTTTGAGAAGCGCCGTACGGGTCCGCGACGACGACGCTTCGAGCTCAGGCGACGGCAGTTTCATGACGGGTCCGGCAGAAAACCTGCCGATCAGGCAACCATACCGCCCTTAACCGGGGGTTCACTTGAAGCTTGGGGCGCTCCAGTGTTCCCAGATGTCCGGCAGGTCAGTGGACACCCTGTCAGGAAAGGCGGGCGGCCGCTTTTCGAGGAACGACGTCACCCCTTCGCGCGCGTCGGCCATCTTGCCGCGGACCTGGATGCCGCGGCTGTCAGCCCGGTGCGCCTCCATCGGATGCGAGGCCCCGGCCATGCGCCAGATCAATTGGCGGGTGATGGCGATGGAGACCGGCGCGGTGTTCTCGGCGATCTCCCGCGCCAGGGCGCTGGCCGCCGGCAGCAGCTCATCCGGCGCGTGCAGCGAACGCACCAGCCCCCGCTCATGCGCTTCCTGGGCGGAGAACACCCGCCCGGTGTAGCACCACTCGAGCGCCGTCTGCGGACCGACTAGCCGCGGGAGAAACCAGGAGGACGCCGCTTCCGGATTGAGCCCGCGCCGGGCGAAGACCAGGCCGAACCGCGCCTCGGTGGAGGCCAGGCGGATATCCATCGGCAACTGCATGGTCACCCCGACCCCGACCGCAGGCCCGTTCACGGCGGCGATCACCGGCTTGAGGCTGTCGAAGATCCGCAGCGAAACCAGCCCGCCGCCATCGCGCTGGACCCCGTCCGGCTGGCGTGCGGCCATCGCGTCTGCCCCCTGGAGGTCGTAGTTGAAGGTCTCGGCGCCCGAAGAGAGATCGGCGCCGGCGCAGAACCCCCTCCCTGCTCCGGTGACGATCACAGCCTTCACCGCGTCGTCCGCATCGGTCGCGTCGAAGGCCGCGAGCAGGTCCTTCATCATCCGCATATTGAAGGCGTTGAGCTTTTCAGGTCGGTTCAGGGTGATCGTCGCCACCCCCTCATCGACCTCGTACTTGAGGGTCTCGAAGCGTCGATCGGCCATGTCGTCCTCCCTTGCTTGGAAGCTAATCGGCCCCGCTTGACGGACGGTCCGTCAAGGGCCCCACACTCACCTTAACAACGATAACCAGGGAGGAAGGCCGACACGTCCAGGCGTGCGTGGAGGCCGTCCGAAGGAGCCTAGATGCATCCGAAGAACCACGCGCAGACTCACCCCGAGCGGGCGGCCTACATCATGGCCGGCTCCGGCGAGATGGTGACCTACAAGGAGCTCGACGAGCGGTCCAATCAGGGCGCTCAGCTCTTCCGGTCCCTGGGGCTGAAGACCGGCGACGTCATCGCCATTCTGATGGAAAACCACCCGCGCTTCTTTGAGATCGCCTGGGCCGCACAGCGCGCGGGCCTCTACTACGCCTGCATCTCGTCCAAGCTGACCGCCGGCGAGATCGACTACATCATGAAGGACTGCGAGGCGAAGGCGCTGATCACCTCGGCCGGGATCGGGCCGGTCGTGGACGAACTGCCGCCACTGCTGCCGTGCGTGAAGCTATTCATGGTCGGCCAGGCCCACGCGCCCTACGAGAGCTATGAGGCCGCCCGCCACGCCCAGCCCAAGACCCCGATCGCCGACGAGAGCGCCGGCACGGACATGCTCTACTCCTCGGGCACCACCGGCCGCCCTAAGGGCATCAAGCCGCCGCTGACCGGCGCGCCGATCGACGCCCCCAACCCGCTGGCGATGATGGCCCAGGGACTGTTCGGCTTCCGTCCCGACAGCGTCTACATCTCACCGGCCCCGCTCTATCACGCCGCTCCGCTGCGCTGGTGCATGAGCGTCCAGCGCCTCGGCGCGACCGTGGTCGTCATGGAGAAGTTCGATCCGGAGCAGGCGCTGGCCCTGATCGAGAAGTACAAGATCGACGTCGGCCAGTTCGTCCCGACACACTTTATCCGGATGCTCAAGCTGCCGCCGGAGGTCCGCGCAAAGTACGACGTCTCCTCCATCCGCTCGGCCGTCCACGCCGCCGCGCCCTGCCCGATCCCGGTCAAGGAACAGATGATCGAATGGTGGGGGCCGGTGATCCAGGAGTACTACGCCGGCAGCGAAGGCAACGGCTTCTGCTACATCGGCCCACAGGACTGGCTGACCCACAAGGGCTCGGTGGGCAAGGCGACCACCGGCGAGCTTCACATCGTCGGCGAGGACGGCGAAGAGGTCCCGCCCCGCACCGAGGGCGTGGTCTATTTCGGCGGCGGCGCGCCGCTGACCTATCACAATGCGCCCGAGAAGATCGCCGAGAACACCCACAAGAACGGCTGGACCACCTTGGGCGACGTGGGCTGGGTCGATGAAGAGGGCTACCTCTACCTCACCGACCGCAAGAGCTTCATGATCATCTCTGGCGGCGTGAACATCTATCCGCAGGAGATCGAGAATCTGCTCGTCACCCATCCGAAGGTCGCCGACGCGGCCGTCGTCGGCGCGCCGGACGAGGAGATGGGCGAAAAGGTCGTCGCGGTCATCCAGCCCATGGAATGGGGCGCAGCCGGGGAGGATCTAAAGGCGGAACTCGCCGCTTTCTGTCGCGCCAACCTCAGCCACGTGAAGTCGCCCCGGGCCATCGACTTCATGGAGGAACTGCCGCGCCACCCCACGGGCAAGCTCTACAAGCGCCTCATCCGCGACGCCTATTGGGGCAAGGAAGGCTCGCGAATCGTCTAGGGCGACAGATGCTCCCCCGAAAGGGGAGCATCTGTTTCCGGCCTAGTAAGCCCGGCCGATAAGGATTTCCTCGACGCCCGGCGCGCCGCTGAAGATGCAGGCGCCGAAGCTCGAAGGCTGGTCGGCCGGCGCGTTGCGCAGGGTCAGCTTGTAGGCCTTCAGCTTCTGCTCGATCTCGTCCAGGGCCGCGCCGGTGGGACGCGACCAGGGCGCACGCACCCAGCCCTTGAAGGCCGCGGTCTCTTCCTCGTCGTCGGAGACCGCGCCGAAATACTCGGCCACCTGATCGAAGCTGGTGAGGTCTGTGCGGATGTTCGCTACCAGACGCGCCTTGGCCTCGTCGTAGAGCGCCTGCTGGATTTCCGCCAGCAGGGCCGGCGCATGGGCGACGAACTCGTCGCGCCCCAGCGCCTGGCTGCGGACCTTGTCACCGTCGCGAAGCTGGTCGCGGCGCATGAAGCTCACCTGGCCGTTCCCCGCATCGCGCGGGCCCAGTTCGATGATGATCGGCGCGCCGCGGCGCACCCAGTTCCAGCGCTTGTCCGCCGACTTCTGGTCGCGGCTGTCCAGCAGGGCGCGGATCGGTTCGCCGAGGGCGACCTGGCCGTGCAGGTCCTTCACCAGGGCCTGCGCATAGGCCAGCACCTGGGCGTCCTCTTCCTTCCCGCGCAACATCGGAACGACCACGATCTGGCGCGGAGCGATAGCCGGCGGCAGGCGCAGGCCATCGTCGTCGCCGTGGGTCATGATCACGCCGCCGATCATGCGGGTGGAGGTGCCCCAGCTCGAGGTGTGGCAGAACTCCATCTCGCCGCTGTCGCTCTGGAAGCGAATGTTCTGGGCCCGCGCGAAGCTGACGCCGAGATAATGCGAGGTGCCGGCCTGCAGGGCCTTGCCGTCCTGCATCATGGCCTCGATCGAGAAGGTGTTGTCCGCGCCCGGGAACCGTTCGTTCTCCGGCTTCTCGCCGGCTATGACGGGCATGGCCAGGACGTTCTCGGAGAACTCCCGGTACATCTCCAGCGCCTGCAGGGTCGAGGCGAGCGCATCTTCACGGGTCGAGTGCGCCGTATGGCCTTCCTGCCAGAGGAACTCGGAGGTCCGTAGGAAAAGGCGCGTGCGCATCTCCCAGCGGACCACGTTGGCCCACTGGTTGATCTTCAGCGGCAGGTCCCGATAGCTCTTGATCCAGCGCGAGAAGGCGTCGCCGATGATCGTCTCCGAGGTCGGGCGGACGATCAGCGGCTCTTCCAGCTTGGCGTCGGGATCCGGCTGCAGCTTGCCGTCGATGCTCTTCAGCCGATGGTGGGTGACCACCGCCATTTCCTTGGCGAAGCCGTCCACGTGCTCGGCCTCCTTGGCGAAGAAGCCAAGCGGGATGAACAGCGGGAAGTAGCAGTTCTCGACGCCCATCTCCTTGATGCGGCGGTCCATGGTCTGCTGGATCCGTTCCCAGACCCCGTAGCCCCACGGCTTGATGATCATGGAGCCGCGAACCGGGCTGACCTCGGCCATGTCCGCCTCGCGGACGATCGCCTGGTACCAGTCGGGGAAAGTCGACTTGTTGCCGGTCATCCGGCTGACGCTGAGAGCTCGTTGCATAAGGCGCTCCTTTAATGTCCCTGGCGGCGGCGTAAAGGCGTTGCGAGCGCCCAGACTGATGCTAGACCTCGAACATCTGTTTCAATCGATTTGGGAGCAAGCAATGAACCCGGTGGAGTTCAAGGACCTGCCCGGCCTCGTGGGCCAGGAAGTGGGCGTGTCGGATTGGGTCGAAATCACCCAGGACCGCGTCAATAAGTTCGCCGAAGCCACCGGCGACCATCAGTGGATCCATGTCGACGTGGAGCGCGCCACGAGGGAAATGGGCGGCCCGATCGCCCACGGTTATCTGACCCTCTCGCTGATCCCGTTCCTGGGCGCCGGCATGCTGCCGATCAAGGGCGTGACCCGCGGCATCAACTACGGCTCCGACAAGGTGCGCTTCATCAACATGGTCCGCGTCGGCAAGCGCGTGCGCATGCGCCAGAAGTTGATCGGCGCCGAGCCCAAGGCCGGCGGCATGCAGATCAAGAACGAGTGCACCATCGAGATCGAGGGCGAGGCCAAGCCGGCCTGCATCGCCGAGACCATTTCGGTCGTCTACGGCGCCTGACGCCGTGCGCGGGTCGATCCATCATCTGGATCTGACCGTCAGGGACCCCCAGGCCTCGCGCGACTTCTACGCGAAGGTCCTGGGCTTCCTGGGTTACGAACTGTCGGCCGAGGGCGAGCGGGGTTTCGATTTCGATCTCCGCACACCGGCCGGCTTCTGCTCCATCGGCGTCATGCGGGCGCGAGCGGGCGCCCCGGACCATGACCGCTATGGCCCCGGCCTGCATCATGTCGCCTGGACCGCCGATAGCCGCGAAGACGTCGACGCCCTCTACGCCCTGCTGCTGGACATCGACGCCGAGATACTCGACCCGCCCGCCGACTATCCTCGCTACGCCACGCCCTACTATGCGGTGTTCTTCGCCGATCCCGACGGCCTGAAGCTGGAGTTCGTCTATTCGCCGCGGCCGGCCGGCGCGAACGGTTCCTGATCGCACATGCCAGGCGTCTGCAGCCGGACAGGCTTCCTTTTCGCCTAGAGCGTCCGATACATCACCAGGGCGTCCACGAACCCTCTGGCGGGGTGCTGGAATGCGCCCGGCAACCGGCCGACGATCTCGAACCCCATCCCCCGCCAAAGGCGCACCGCGCGCTCGTTGGTGCTGACCACGAGATTGAACTGCATCGCCCGGAACCCGGCCTTGCGCGCACGGTCCAGCGAGTGCCCGCACATGGCTCGGGCGACTCCGCGCCCGATCGCCGAGGCCGCCGCCATGTAGCCGCAGTTGCAGACATGGCGCCCGCCGCCCTGTTGATTGGCGCGGATGTAGTAGGTCCCGAGTATCTCGCGGCCGGCCTCGGCCACGAAGGTCTCGCGGTCGTCGGCCAGCCAATAGTCCAGCGCCTGCTGCTCGGTCATTTCGCGAGGCAGCGCGTAGGTCTCGCCGGCACGGATCGTCGGGCCGATGATGCTCCAGATCGCCGCGGCGTCGGCCGGCGCGGCTTTGCGGATGTTCAAGGGGCTGGAAACAGTGGTCATGACCAAGGCTACCGAACACCCCCGCTCAAGCCCATAGGGTTGGGCGCTAGAGCTGCATCCCCAGGGCGTCCGGCGCCGTCGTATCGCCGCCGTTGAGGCTCTTGCGCATCCAGACGATGTCGACCCAGCGGCCCAGCTTGTAGCCGAATCCCTTGCCGACGCCGGCAGGCTCGAAGCCGAGCGCGGTGTGCAGGCCGATCGAGCCGGCGTTCGCGGAATCGCCGATCACCGCGACGACCTGGCGAATCCCGAAGGCCTCGCAGGACCGAATGACCTCGGACAGCACGGCCTTGCCGACGCCCCGGCCGATAGCATCGGGCGCCACATAGACGCTGTCCTCGACGGTGTAGCGATAGGCCGCGCGCGGCCGGAACGGCCCCGCATAGGCGAACCCCAGCACCCGCCCCGCGTCCTCGGCCACCAGATGGGGCAAGCCCCGGTCGACCACCGCCTGCCGGCGCGCCGCCATTTCCTCAGCGCCAGGCGGGACCTCCTCGAAGGTCCCGAAGCCGTTCAGCACGTGATGGCCGTAGATGGCCGCCAAAGCAGCGGAGTCCTCCGCTCGCGACGCCCTGATGATCACCCTTCCCAGCCCCGTTCCTGCGCCCATATGGCGAAGGCATAGTCCAGGGCGATCTCCTTGAGGAAGTCGAAACGTCCCGAAGCGCCGCCGTGGCCGGCCTCCATATTGATCTTGAGCAGGATCGGGGAGTCGCTGGTCGAGTACTGCCGCAGCTTGGCGACCCACTTCTGCGGCTCCCAGTAGGTCACCCGCGGGTCCGAGAGGCCGCCCGTCGCGAGCACGGGGGGATAAGCCTTGGCCGACACCTGGTCATAAGGGCTGTAGCTGGCGATCCGGTCGTAGGCCGCCTCGTCCTCCAGCGGATTGCCCCACTCTGGCCACTCGGGCGGAGTGAGCGGCAGGCTCGTATCGCTCATGGTGTTCAGCACGTCCACGAAGGGCACCGCGGCAATGATCCCCGACCACAGGTCCGGCCGCAGGTTCGCCACCGCGCCCATCAGCATGCCGCCGGCCGAACCGCCATAGGCGACCATCCGCCCGGCCTTGCCATAGCCATTGGCCGACAAGTGCTCGGCGCAGGCGATGAAGTCAGTGAAGGTGTTGGTCTTGTTCTCGCGGCGGCCGTCGAGGAACCAGCCCCAGCCCTTGTCCGAGCCGCCCCGGATATGGGCCACGGCCCAGATCCAGCCTCGATCGACCAGGCTCAGATTGCGGATGGAGAAGGTCGGCTCCATGGCGTGCCCGTATGAGCCGTAGCCGTAGAGCAGCAGCGGCGCCGAACCGTCCAGCGGCGTGTCCTTGAGCATCAGGACCGTGATCGGAACCTCCGCGCCGTCCGCGGCCTTGGCGTAGAGCCGGCGGGCGACATAGCGGTCCGCGTCGTGGCCCGACGGGATTTCCTGGGTCTTGCGCAGGGTCCGCTCGCGGCTCTCCATGTCGTAGTCGAACCACTGCCTCGGCGTTGTGGGCGACTGGTAGACGAACCGGGTGGTCGTCGTCTCGTATTCGTAGCCGCCCTCCAGCGAGAGCGCGTAGGCCTCTTCCTCAAAGGCGATTTCGTGACTCTGGCCGGCGCGGGTCATGACCACGATCCGGTCGCAGGCGTTCACGCGCTCCAGCCGCACCAGGTGATCTGCGAAGGCGGCGAAGCCGGTGATGTAGCGGCCCGGCTCGTGGGCGACGAAATCCTGCCAGGACACCTTGGCCGGCGCCGCCGCCGTCGATTGGGCGAGCTTGAAATCGACCGCGCCGTCGTCGTTGGTGCGGATCACCCAGCGGTCGGTCCAATGGTCGAGGTCGTACTTCACCCCCACGCGGCGCGCCTCGGCCACCACCGGCGCGGCGGTGGGATCGGACGCGGGGATCAGCAGGACCTCGGTCGTTTCCTGGTTTCCGACATGGATCAGGACGTGGCTGCGGTCCGAGGCGACACCCACCCCGAGGAACATGCCTTCGTCCTTCTCCTCGTAGACGAGGACGTCTTCGCCGCCCCGGGCCGGCCGGCGATAGACCTTCGACGGACGGGCGTTCTCGTCCCGCCAGATCCAGAAGATCCATTGGCTGTCGGGCGAGAAGACGAACGAGCCGTAGGCGCTCTCGATCACGTGGTCGAGGATGGTCCCGTCGCTCAGGTCCTTGACCCGGATCGCGTAGTATTCCGAACCCTGTTCGTCGGCCGCCCACGCATAGAGCCCATGATCGGGACTGTGACTGGCTGCGCCGACTTGGAAGAAGGCCTTGCCCTTGGCCATGGCCTCCTCGTCCAGCAGCACCTGCTCGTCGTCCTCGCGACCGCGCGGCCGGCGCGCGTGCACCGGATGCTCGGCGCCTATCTCATACCGGGCGTAATAGTCCCATGGGCCGTCGGAGGCCGGCACCGAGGCGTCGTCCTCCTTGATGCGGCCCTTCATCTCCGCGAACAACTCGGCCTGCAGCGCCTCGGTCCCGGCGAGCATGGCCTTGGTGTAGGCGTTCTCGACCTCCAGGTGTTCGCGGACGTCCGCACGCAGGGCCGCCGGGTCGCGAAGCACCTCGCGCCAGTTGTCGTCCTTCATCCAGGCGTAGTCGTCTGTTCGGGTGCGTCCGAGTTGCTCGATGACCTTCGGATCGCGGCGGGCGGCGGGCGGCTTGGGAGCTGACATGCCTGCTAGATGCGACGGCTTGGGGCCGGGCTCAAGTGGCTGCAGACGCTGCGACGACCATGTCCTGGCCTGGTCGCGCGGCGATTGGGCGCATCCTGTATAGGCCCCGTCTTGGATTGCGTCGGCAAAGAACTTGCCTCAACAATAAAGAGGTCGGGAGCGTACGTATTCTTGAGTAGGGGCGTCTATGGCCTGGGACTTGGCGGTTGAGTTGATCCACGCGACTGTTCAGCTTGAGCAGCCGTTGGGCGACGGCACCCGCACGGTCGGCACCGGCTTCCTGATCTCCGAGACCGCGCCCGACGGGACGCCCCGGACCGTGTTGGTCACGGCGGGCCACGTGCTGTCCAAGATGCCGGGCCAGGAGGCTCGCATCGGCTACCGCTTCGCCAATCCGGACGGTTCATGGAGCTATTCGCCGCAAAGCCTGCGGATACGAGACGCTGACGGGCGCCAGCTCTGGACGCAGCATCCCTCCCGCGACGTGGCGGCGATTTCGATCACCGCCCCCGACCCCTTCGCGCGGGCGGCTATCCCGATCAGTTGGCTGGCCGAGGACGAGACCTTGCAGGCCAGCCAGGTCAGTCCCGGCGACGAGATGATGGCTCTGGGATTCCCGCGCGGTCTTTCAGCGAACCAGGCGGGCTTTCCGATCCTGCGCTCGGGCCGCGTCGCCTCGTTCCCCATCGCCCCGGCCGCGGCCTTCCCGACCTTCCTGCTTGATTTCAGCGTGTTCCCCGGCAATTCGGGCGGGCCGGTCTTCGTCTCCCAGGCGCGGCGTCGCATCGGCTCGGCCGATTCCCAGGACGTCCAGTTCATCGCCGGCCTGCTGACCCAGCAAGTCGAGTTGAACAGCGAGCGCCTCGAGATCGGCATCGTCACCCACGCCAAGTACATCCGCGAGACCATCGCTCTGATGGAAGACCCGCGCGCGCCGGTGACCGTGGCTCATAACGACGGCTTCACGAGTGGCGCTCGAGCCGCCTCGGCTATGGAAGCTGTCTCCCGCGACTAGGCGGGGCCATGCCTCCTCGGCACGCCCGCGCGCCCGGGGCGATGATCTGAAATATCAGGGCCGCTCGGTCGCGCCGCTGAACCTGGCGCCTCAGCACGCCACAACTGGCTGATTTTCAATCGCTTAGGCACGACGCTCACGCGCCTCGACCACTCTTTCGCGCATAGAAAAAGGGCGGTGGCCGAAGCCACCGCCCCATCTCTCTCGGGTGTCGGAAGGACTTAGAAGTCCATCCGGGCGCCGACGAACAGGTAACGACCCAGAGCGTCGTAGGTGCTCGGGTAGGTGTTGCCGCTGCACGGACCAGACGGGCAGTTGCTTTGCGTCACCAGCGGCGGATCCTTGTCGAAGATGTTGTTGACGCCGAAGCGCAGGGTGACGTTCTCGCGAACGCCCCAGGTGCCGGCGAGGTCGAAGTAATCCATCGCCTTCAGCTTGGAGTCCGGGCCGACATAGTCAGGGTTGTCGACGGCGATCTCCGAGATGTGGCGCCAGGTGCCCGAGATCTCGAGATCCCACGGCGAACGCCAGGTCAGGCGAGCCTTGTGACGCCATTCCGGCATCGGGGCCGCGGCCGGGACCGCAGAACCGGTGCAGACGTTGCCGTATTGGCCGGCGCAGTCGAAGGGCGTGTCACCCGGCAGAGTGGTGACCAGGTAGTCCTTCAGGTAGCTGCCTTGGAAGTTGAAGGACAGACCGCCGTAGTTTTCCAGGGCGCTGAAGGCGCTGTAGTCGGCGAAGTCCATGCGGTAGGTCGCTTCGACGTCGACGCCTTCGACTTCCAGCTTACCGGTGTTGAAGGTGGTGTCGATGATGTAGCCGTTGTTCGACAGCCACAGCGAACCGGTGCCCGGAGCACGCTGGATCAGGTCGCAGAAGAAGGGGTCGCCGGTGAGGGCGCAACGCTCCAGCGTCACGTCCTGGCCGATCTGACCGATCCGCTTTTCGACCTGGATGTTGTACCAGTCGACCGACAGCGAGAAGCCCGGCAGGAAGGTCGGGGTGATGACCGTACCCACCGACACGGTGTCCGACTTTTCCGGATCGAGGTCCGGGTTACCGCCGGTCAGGCCGTTGTACTGCTCGGCGACGTTGGCCGCGACGTGGGTGTATTGCGCCGCGGTGACGCCGGTGCGAGCGCACTGCTCCTGGGTGAAGGTCGGCGTAGCGCCGGCGCACGGATCGGTCGTGCCGTTCAGGACCACGTTGCTGGTCGAGAACAGTTCGACGATGTTCGGCGCGCGAACCGCACGGTTGAAGCTGGCGCGGAAGCGGATGTCTTCCACCGGCGCCCAGTCACCCGCGACCTTGTAGGTGCTGGTGCTGAAGCCCAGGGAGTAATCCGACCAGCGATAGCCGAGTTCGGCCGACAGGCTGTGGAAGAACGGCATGTCGGTGACCAGCGGGATGCGGGCTTCGCCGAACAGTTCGTACAGGTCGTAGGAGCCTTGCGACGGCAGGGTCGCGCCGCCCTGGCCGAGCAGGTCGCCGGTCTGGAAGGCGACGTCGGTGTTCAGGTCCAGCTTTTCACGACGATACTCGGTGCCGAGCGCGACGCCGATGCCTTCTTCGGTCCAGGGCGTCTTGACGCCGTACTGGCCGAGGTCGCCGGTGACGGTGCCGCTGACCACGGTCTGGGCGTATTCACCGTTCTGGAAGCCCGGGGTCTGGACATAGGCCAGGGATTCGGCGCTCGGGCCGCCCAGGGCGAACACGTTGTACGGACGGCAGTTCGGGTCGGCGTTCGAGCCG
This window harbors:
- the mopJ gene encoding motility/cell cycle regulatory protein MopJ, which codes for MAAQMGASAAAARAHEELYAYWAQLRRRGRLPGREDIRPADFKRLLPTISLIEVDREPLDFRLRLAGTGLYSVYGREITGRRLSEVYNSAATDYWRRELGSLVESRRPSVGVHSLAWRGAAHISILWLRLPLASNGTDVDMILGYDAVVGVQGDTASGIRAA
- a CDS encoding MucR family transcriptional regulator, with amino-acid sequence MDEKSEVIEMTADIVSAYVGNNSVAAADLPNLIQSVHRALAGISTGSDVQEAAPKEPAVPVRRSITPDYLVCLEDGRKFKSLKRHLRTKYNMSPEEYRAKWGLPKDYPMVAPNYAKARSDLAKQMGLGQGGRQAPRKRAK
- a CDS encoding DUF2336 domain-containing protein, whose translation is MKLPSPELEASSSRTRTALLKRLADVVSLPGSRINAFERAMTADLLVDMLREAAPAERRKVAHRLAGLSEIPATLVRLLLRDEVEVAEELLVNAKSLSDADLLDCARMGRLEHRRLIALRREVSEVVSDGLIEAGEVLVLECLLRNEGARFSNAGVEAVVAIGRGDARLTRELLRRRELRPAHAYVLFWWADADARVLILQRFGVSRDILREATSDIFAIATEEGQIDELSARALGFIDPRQRRRDGLDGRPSLEAVVEAARGGLTSEVIEEIAYLSAVKVSTAAKVFADPGAEPAGILCKAVGLPKKALRTLWEGLGRGADERGLEQGLVAYDVVSVDRAQTMLRYWDWSMTSSLTPALLRAIGELGDDVREEYSVAKNTPNGAFTKAFGG
- a CDS encoding crotonase/enoyl-CoA hydratase family protein; the protein is MADRRFETLKYEVDEGVATITLNRPEKLNAFNMRMMKDLLAAFDATDADDAVKAVIVTGAGRGFCAGADLSSGAETFNYDLQGADAMAARQPDGVQRDGGGLVSLRIFDSLKPVIAAVNGPAVGVGVTMQLPMDIRLASTEARFGLVFARRGLNPEAASSWFLPRLVGPQTALEWCYTGRVFSAQEAHERGLVRSLHAPDELLPAASALAREIAENTAPVSIAITRQLIWRMAGASHPMEAHRADSRGIQVRGKMADAREGVTSFLEKRPPAFPDRVSTDLPDIWEHWSAPSFK
- a CDS encoding acyl-CoA synthetase → MHPKNHAQTHPERAAYIMAGSGEMVTYKELDERSNQGAQLFRSLGLKTGDVIAILMENHPRFFEIAWAAQRAGLYYACISSKLTAGEIDYIMKDCEAKALITSAGIGPVVDELPPLLPCVKLFMVGQAHAPYESYEAARHAQPKTPIADESAGTDMLYSSGTTGRPKGIKPPLTGAPIDAPNPLAMMAQGLFGFRPDSVYISPAPLYHAAPLRWCMSVQRLGATVVVMEKFDPEQALALIEKYKIDVGQFVPTHFIRMLKLPPEVRAKYDVSSIRSAVHAAAPCPIPVKEQMIEWWGPVIQEYYAGSEGNGFCYIGPQDWLTHKGSVGKATTGELHIVGEDGEEVPPRTEGVVYFGGGAPLTYHNAPEKIAENTHKNGWTTLGDVGWVDEEGYLYLTDRKSFMIISGGVNIYPQEIENLLVTHPKVADAAVVGAPDEEMGEKVVAVIQPMEWGAAGEDLKAELAAFCRANLSHVKSPRAIDFMEELPRHPTGKLYKRLIRDAYWGKEGSRIV
- the proS gene encoding proline--tRNA ligase — translated: MQRALSVSRMTGNKSTFPDWYQAIVREADMAEVSPVRGSMIIKPWGYGVWERIQQTMDRRIKEMGVENCYFPLFIPLGFFAKEAEHVDGFAKEMAVVTHHRLKSIDGKLQPDPDAKLEEPLIVRPTSETIIGDAFSRWIKSYRDLPLKINQWANVVRWEMRTRLFLRTSEFLWQEGHTAHSTREDALASTLQALEMYREFSENVLAMPVIAGEKPENERFPGADNTFSIEAMMQDGKALQAGTSHYLGVSFARAQNIRFQSDSGEMEFCHTSSWGTSTRMIGGVIMTHGDDDGLRLPPAIAPRQIVVVPMLRGKEEDAQVLAYAQALVKDLHGQVALGEPIRALLDSRDQKSADKRWNWVRRGAPIIIELGPRDAGNGQVSFMRRDQLRDGDKVRSQALGRDEFVAHAPALLAEIQQALYDEAKARLVANIRTDLTSFDQVAEYFGAVSDDEEETAAFKGWVRAPWSRPTGAALDEIEQKLKAYKLTLRNAPADQPSSFGACIFSGAPGVEEILIGRAY
- a CDS encoding MaoC family dehydratase, coding for MNPVEFKDLPGLVGQEVGVSDWVEITQDRVNKFAEATGDHQWIHVDVERATREMGGPIAHGYLTLSLIPFLGAGMLPIKGVTRGINYGSDKVRFINMVRVGKRVRMRQKLIGAEPKAGGMQIKNECTIEIEGEAKPACIAETISVVYGA